From the genome of Scytonema hofmannii PCC 7110, one region includes:
- the rpmF gene encoding 50S ribosomal protein L32 yields MAVPKKKTSKSKRDKRRATWRHKATIQAQKAISLGKSILTGRSTFVYPTAEEEEEEE; encoded by the coding sequence ATGGCTGTTCCAAAGAAGAAAACATCCAAATCGAAACGAGATAAACGTCGAGCTACCTGGAGACACAAAGCTACAATTCAAGCTCAGAAAGCCATCTCTCTGGGCAAATCAATTCTGACTGGACGTTCCACCTTTGTCTATCCAACTGCTGAAGAAGAGGAAGAAGAGGAATAG
- a CDS encoding sulfite oxidase-like oxidoreductase, protein MLGKFFQKPTQQEGDRVPPGQHLTKGFPVLTYGATPQINIEEWEFKVWGLATPKTFKWSDFMESPHSEFTADFHCVTRWSKLDVKWTGIKVTDFMKSIEVDSKAAHVMEHCYGGYTTNISMEDFVREENFFAFQVFGEPLPAEHGGPLRLVVPHLYAWKSAKWINGLEFLEKEDLGFWERNGYHRRGEPWAEERYSSL, encoded by the coding sequence ATGCTAGGAAAGTTTTTTCAGAAGCCGACACAACAAGAAGGCGATCGCGTTCCACCCGGGCAGCACCTAACAAAGGGATTTCCCGTGCTAACCTATGGTGCAACGCCTCAAATCAATATAGAGGAATGGGAATTTAAGGTTTGGGGTTTAGCAACACCGAAAACCTTTAAATGGTCAGATTTCATGGAGTCACCCCATTCCGAATTCACAGCCGATTTTCACTGTGTTACCCGTTGGTCAAAGCTTGATGTCAAATGGACTGGCATTAAGGTAACAGACTTCATGAAATCTATTGAGGTAGATTCCAAAGCAGCCCATGTCATGGAACACTGCTACGGCGGCTACACCACCAATATATCAATGGAAGACTTTGTTAGAGAAGAAAACTTCTTTGCTTTTCAAGTCTTTGGCGAACCGTTACCTGCTGAACATGGGGGTCCTTTGCGATTAGTTGTGCCTCACCTCTATGCTTGGAAAAGTGCTAAGTGGATTAATGGCTTGGAGTTCCTAGAAAAAGAGGATCTTGGCTTTTGGGAACGCAATGGCTACCATCGCCGTGGAGAACCTTGGGCGGAAGAACGCTACAGCAGCTTATAA
- a CDS encoding aldehyde dehydrogenase produces the protein MNTQVSIADIIARQREFFKTGKTKDVGFRLEQLKVLKQAVSENQEAILQALKADLGKPEFEAYGTEIATIKEITRAIKHLKNWTKPQKAPVSLQFFPASAEIYPEPLGVVLIIGPWNYPFNLVVSPLIGAIAAGNCTIIKPSEIAPQTSFVINKIIQKYFDPAYINVVEGGVEISQQLLAEKFDHIFFTGGTSVGKIVMEAAAKNLTPVTLELGGKSPCLVDSDTNLEQAATRIAWGKFLNSGQTCIAPDFLLVDRKIKENLLVEIQKRLKEFYGDNPATSPDYARIVNQRHFDRLVNLIKDGEIRIGGETNREECYIAPTVLDNVSLTDPVMQEEIFGPILPVIEYTNVQEAIDLINARPKPLALYLFSNNKSLQQQVLQETSSGGVCINDTLLHFGISSLPFGGVGDSGIGKYHGKTSFDTFSHYKSVLHRSFLFNFKLLYPPYKEKLSLLKRFFS, from the coding sequence ATGAATACTCAAGTATCAATTGCTGATATCATTGCTCGGCAACGAGAATTTTTTAAAACTGGTAAAACAAAAGACGTTGGTTTTCGACTAGAACAGTTAAAAGTTCTCAAACAAGCTGTCAGTGAAAATCAAGAAGCTATTCTTCAAGCGTTGAAAGCAGATTTGGGCAAACCAGAGTTTGAGGCTTATGGTACAGAGATTGCAACTATTAAAGAAATTACTCGCGCTATCAAACATCTCAAAAATTGGACTAAACCTCAAAAAGCACCTGTTTCACTACAATTCTTTCCGGCTTCAGCAGAAATTTATCCAGAACCATTGGGAGTTGTTTTAATCATCGGTCCTTGGAATTATCCATTTAACTTGGTTGTCTCCCCCTTAATTGGTGCGATCGCAGCAGGTAACTGTACAATTATTAAGCCTTCAGAAATTGCACCTCAGACCTCTTTTGTTATTAATAAAATTATTCAGAAATACTTCGACCCAGCATATATCAATGTGGTCGAAGGAGGCGTGGAAATCAGTCAGCAACTCCTTGCAGAAAAATTCGACCATATATTCTTTACTGGTGGAACATCTGTAGGCAAAATCGTTATGGAAGCAGCTGCAAAAAACTTAACGCCAGTGACTCTAGAATTGGGTGGCAAAAGTCCTTGTCTTGTGGATTCTGACACTAACCTCGAACAAGCAGCTACACGCATTGCTTGGGGTAAGTTTTTGAATTCCGGACAAACTTGTATTGCACCTGATTTTCTTTTAGTTGATAGAAAAATCAAAGAAAATTTGTTAGTAGAAATTCAAAAGCGTCTGAAAGAATTTTATGGAGATAATCCAGCGACCAGCCCCGATTATGCCAGAATTGTCAATCAAAGACATTTTGACAGGTTAGTTAATCTTATCAAAGATGGCGAAATTCGCATTGGAGGAGAAACGAATCGGGAAGAGTGTTATATTGCTCCCACAGTGCTCGATAATGTTTCTCTAACAGATCCAGTCATGCAGGAAGAAATTTTTGGTCCCATTCTTCCTGTTATTGAATATACCAATGTACAAGAAGCAATTGACCTCATTAATGCTCGACCAAAACCCCTGGCTTTGTACTTGTTTTCCAATAATAAAAGCCTGCAACAACAAGTCCTTCAGGAAACTTCATCTGGTGGAGTTTGCATCAACGACACACTATTACACTTTGGCATCTCATCCTTACCATTTGGTGGCGTCGGTGATAGTGGTATAGGTAAGTATCACGGTAAAACGAGTTTTGATACATTTTCCCATTACAAAAGCGTTTTACACAGATCTTTCCTGTTCAACTTTAAATTGCTTTACCCTCCCTATAAGGAGAAATTATCTCTGTTGAAGCGATTTTTTAGTTAA
- a CDS encoding sensor histidine kinase — translation MNSLSSKPDKILVVDDSPDNVFLIKTILEEEGYTVSTAENGISALAELETSTCDLVLLDLMMPGMDGYEVTKHIRGNKSLPFLPILLITAHDSPNVAQGLDLGADDFIRKPVTVDELLARVRSLLRLKHTIDERDEIDRQRQDFVSRLTHDLRTPLVAADKMLMLFQQGALGNLSDQMQEVIEIMARSNGNLLAMVNTLLEVYRFEAGRKKMAFQPVDLPNLLSEVVGELNPLAVDKGLALHLKLSENTGTDKVMADRLELHRLFTNLVGNAIKFTDNGSVTLRLTSATASDQFITVEVTDTGSGISLEEQTTLFERFRQGSHKSSGSGLGLYLSRRIVEAHQGTIIVHSEVGKGSVFTVKLPVKQ, via the coding sequence ATGAACTCCTTATCTTCAAAGCCCGACAAAATTCTTGTTGTGGATGATTCTCCTGATAATGTATTTCTCATCAAAACCATACTAGAAGAAGAAGGCTACACCGTTAGTACAGCAGAAAATGGTATTTCAGCGTTGGCAGAACTGGAAACGTCAACTTGTGACCTAGTACTGTTAGATTTGATGATGCCAGGAATGGATGGTTATGAAGTGACTAAGCATATCCGGGGAAATAAGTCATTGCCTTTTCTTCCCATTCTGCTGATTACCGCCCATGATTCACCTAATGTTGCTCAGGGCTTGGATTTGGGCGCTGATGATTTTATTCGCAAACCCGTGACGGTAGATGAATTACTCGCACGAGTGCGATCGCTTCTCCGCCTCAAACATACTATAGATGAACGGGATGAAATTGATCGCCAACGGCAAGATTTTGTCTCTCGCCTCACTCATGACTTACGCACACCCTTAGTGGCTGCTGATAAGATGCTGATGCTGTTTCAGCAGGGTGCATTGGGAAATCTCTCAGATCAGATGCAAGAAGTTATTGAGATTATGGCTCGCAGTAATGGCAATCTGTTGGCTATGGTCAATACTTTGTTAGAAGTTTACCGTTTTGAAGCGGGTCGCAAAAAAATGGCATTTCAGCCCGTAGATCTTCCCAATCTACTCAGTGAAGTTGTTGGTGAATTAAATCCACTGGCTGTAGATAAAGGACTTGCACTTCATCTAAAGTTGAGTGAAAACACTGGTACAGATAAGGTAATGGCAGATCGTCTGGAACTCCATCGGCTCTTTACCAATCTTGTAGGTAATGCCATTAAGTTTACAGACAATGGGTCAGTCACTCTCCGCCTCACATCAGCAACCGCATCCGATCAATTCATAACTGTTGAAGTGACAGATACGGGTTCGGGGATTTCTCTTGAAGAACAGACAACTTTGTTTGAGCGATTTCGCCAGGGAAGCCATAAGAGTTCTGGAAGCGGATTGGGGTTATACCTTTCTCGGCGAATTGTTGAAGCACATCAAGGCACCATTATCGTTCATTCGGAGGTAGGCAAAGGCAGTGTATTTACTGTAAAACTACCCGTAAAACAGTAG
- a CDS encoding type II toxin-antitoxin system HicA family toxin — translation MPTFGPIKRSDLIRYLRQLGFEGPYSGSRHQFMRKEDITVWLPNPHKSDIGKGLLAEILRQARIDKDEWEVL, via the coding sequence ATGCCTACCTTCGGACCCATTAAGCGTTCTGACTTGATCCGCTATTTAAGGCAACTGGGTTTTGAAGGTCCCTATTCAGGTAGCAGACACCAGTTCATGCGAAAGGAAGACATCACGGTGTGGCTACCAAACCCTCATAAAAGTGACATCGGTAAGGGGCTTTTGGCTGAGATATTACGGCAAGCTAGAATTGATAAGGATGAGTGGGAAGTATTGTGA
- a CDS encoding type II toxin-antitoxin system HicB family antitoxin gives MLTRYIQAALRQAKYKILSDDGTFYGEIPNFQGVYANQDTLEATREELAEVLEEWILLRLSCNLPLPIVDGIELSIKEVA, from the coding sequence ATGCTCACAAGATACATACAAGCTGCTTTGCGTCAAGCCAAGTATAAGATTTTGTCAGATGACGGCACATTCTATGGAGAAATACCTAACTTTCAAGGCGTTTATGCTAATCAAGATACGCTTGAAGCTACTCGTGAAGAACTAGCTGAAGTTTTAGAAGAATGGATTTTGTTGCGTCTTTCCTGTAATCTACCATTACCTATTGTTGATGGTATTGAATTATCTATCAAGGAAGTTGCATAA
- a CDS encoding CU044_2847 family protein, whose protein sequence is MKRIIEFPLENGDSILVEVDEPAAIDNRIGLRDEIVEKANQTFESALDKIKPVANVILTKVRSLQQPADEVEVKFGVKIVAGLGAVIASGSGEVNYEIILKWKRESKDDRTA, encoded by the coding sequence GTGAAGCGCATAATTGAATTTCCACTAGAAAACGGTGACTCAATTCTTGTAGAGGTTGATGAGCCAGCAGCAATAGACAATCGCATTGGTTTACGAGATGAAATTGTGGAAAAAGCGAATCAAACTTTCGAGTCTGCCTTGGACAAAATTAAGCCTGTAGCAAATGTGATTCTCACTAAAGTGCGTAGTTTACAACAGCCTGCAGATGAAGTAGAAGTCAAGTTTGGTGTCAAGATTGTTGCTGGGTTAGGGGCAGTAATTGCTTCCGGCAGTGGTGAGGTCAACTATGAAATTATCCTGAAGTGGAAACGGGAGTCAAAAGATGACCGCACCGCTTGA
- a CDS encoding AAA-like domain-containing protein, which translates to MTAPLEFSVVRIYSNNNKVVGAGFLVSQKHILTCAHVVADALSLARTIVEKPEQSISLDFPIVAAKQLFKAKVVFWRPVNPSECAEDIAGLELETSPPDTAQPAQLVFAENFWGHPFRVLGFPLTQHNGAWASGELRAGISNGWVQLEDVKQQGYALERGFSGAPIWNEHLQGIAGMAVAAEINRLETKAAFMIPTKVLYEAWFELGKQVNLLPVIELESPDDSPVALNSHFYVDRPPRESECYQMIAKPGALIRIKAPWQMGKTSLMSRILQHGQTQGYQTVSIDFRQMAGRDELTNLDKFLQRFCANVGRRLRLANKLEHYWDEIFGSKDNCTEYFEDYLLKEIDQSLILGLDNVDRIFAHQSIADDFFALLRAWHERAKNNTIWQTMRLVIVHSQAAYIPRDINQSPFNVGLPIELPELNELQVLDLAQRHRLNWTREQIEKLMAMVGGHPYLVRVALYSIACRKITLEQLLAIAPTEEGLYRDHLLHHLSKLEKNKELLTAMKEVVDASKPVRIKAGYASQLHSKGLVKYTGNYVQPLCNLYRQYFRDRLRVN; encoded by the coding sequence ATGACCGCACCGCTTGAGTTCTCAGTAGTCAGAATTTACTCAAACAATAATAAAGTTGTGGGTGCTGGCTTCTTGGTTTCCCAAAAGCACATCCTGACTTGTGCTCATGTAGTAGCAGATGCTTTATCTCTTGCACGAACAATTGTTGAAAAACCAGAACAATCAATCAGCTTGGACTTTCCGATAGTAGCGGCAAAGCAGTTGTTCAAAGCTAAAGTCGTGTTCTGGCGACCAGTAAATCCTAGTGAATGTGCAGAAGACATTGCAGGATTAGAGCTAGAAACTTCTCCACCAGACACAGCACAACCCGCGCAATTGGTATTTGCTGAAAACTTTTGGGGGCATCCTTTTCGAGTTTTGGGCTTTCCGCTTACCCAACATAATGGAGCGTGGGCTTCTGGAGAATTACGTGCTGGTATCAGTAACGGTTGGGTACAACTGGAAGATGTAAAACAACAAGGCTATGCATTGGAGCGAGGTTTTAGTGGTGCGCCAATTTGGAATGAACACCTACAAGGCATAGCAGGAATGGCGGTGGCTGCAGAAATTAACCGATTAGAGACTAAAGCCGCTTTTATGATTCCTACTAAAGTTCTCTATGAAGCATGGTTTGAGTTAGGTAAGCAGGTGAACCTTTTACCAGTGATAGAACTTGAATCACCGGATGACAGTCCTGTGGCTTTGAATTCGCATTTTTATGTAGATCGCCCTCCCAGAGAATCTGAATGTTATCAAATGATTGCTAAGCCTGGAGCATTAATCCGAATCAAAGCTCCCTGGCAAATGGGCAAAACTTCATTAATGAGCCGAATTCTTCAACATGGACAAACTCAAGGTTACCAAACAGTCTCTATTGACTTTCGGCAAATGGCAGGTAGAGATGAACTCACGAACCTAGATAAGTTCTTGCAGAGGTTTTGTGCAAATGTGGGACGAAGGTTAAGACTAGCTAATAAATTGGAGCATTATTGGGACGAGATTTTTGGCAGCAAAGATAACTGTACAGAGTATTTCGAAGATTATCTTCTAAAAGAAATCGATCAATCTTTAATTCTAGGGTTAGATAATGTAGATCGAATTTTTGCACATCAATCAATTGCTGATGACTTTTTCGCGTTGCTTCGCGCTTGGCATGAGCGTGCAAAGAATAACACAATTTGGCAGACGATGCGGCTGGTAATTGTCCACTCTCAAGCGGCTTATATTCCCAGAGATATCAATCAGTCTCCATTCAATGTGGGATTACCTATTGAGTTGCCAGAACTTAATGAGCTACAAGTTCTGGATTTAGCGCAAAGGCATAGACTAAATTGGACTAGAGAGCAGATCGAGAAACTCATGGCGATGGTAGGAGGGCATCCTTATCTTGTGCGAGTAGCTTTATATTCAATAGCATGTCGTAAGATAACACTGGAACAATTACTAGCAATTGCCCCTACCGAAGAAGGTTTGTACCGCGATCATCTTCTTCATCATTTATCTAAGTTAGAGAAAAATAAAGAACTGCTGACTGCAATGAAAGAAGTCGTTGACGCTAGTAAACCTGTAAGGATAAAAGCAGGGTATGCATCTCAGTTACACAGTAAGGGGTTAGTAAAATACACAGGCAATTATGTTCAACCTTTGTGCAATTTATACAGACAATATTTTCGCGATCGCCTGAGGGTTAACTGA